In Eremothecium gossypii ATCC 10895 chromosome IV, complete sequence, the genomic stretch ACGTTCTTTTACCTGTCAAGTAACTTTGGCCCGGCAGATGGTGTGTCTACAAAGGGCTTGGGTATTTAGTCTAGTATTCTTCTCCTTTGTCTTCCGGAGTGGCCTACAGTGGTGTTGCTAAGGTCAAATCTGGGATAAACATTGGCCAAATCGATTGCAATATGCACTTCTGTCAACGTGGCGGGGCGGTCCGGGATTGAGGTCCGGGACCGCGCGTATACCGGTGAGTCCTGTGTTCTTTGCTCCTTAGAGCCTGTCGTGGCCTATGACGCAAATTCTACAAGTTATATATAGACCTCTGCTATGTGGGAAGGGATTCGGTGGCCTTAGATTGGTTAGACTGGGGCTTTACCTTGTGCTGCGGAATCAGAGGCCGTTCTTGCGCATATGAAGGTTCTCGGGTGGTCACTTATACGGAAGGTGTGTATGAGAGGTACTCGTCATTGCAGGCCGGGACTGTTTCAACACATTATTATAGCCTCATAACAACTTCATATAAGTAACTAAAAATAAATCCATATCGATACTTACAAATAAACAGATATGGCCGCTACCAACGATTCTTCATTTCAAGAAGGCGTAACTTCCATTGCTTTGAGTACGAGTAGCGTAACCTTTTGTTCACTAGAAACAATTCTGTTAGCGCCTCTAGGGGCGAACCTCCCACTGTAACTGTGGGCCCTCTTGACACATTGACACATTGCAAAGTGAATTAGGGGGGTTCACTGAATCGGTCATGACGAGCCGCCACATTCACAAAACTGCTTCGACAACGCATCAAGATATTCCATTAGAGTTGGGACTTGAGTCAGCTCTATGACGCTAATTTCAAAGGAGACTACTATGAGTATCACTGAAATTGGTATATATGTAAACAGTGGTTAATTGTGCTCCACTGGTTTGAGATTGTATCTGCAGCCGGTGTATCCACTGTGAGTTTTGAAAGGAGCTGAAGGAGAACGCTACTCTCTTAAGTTCGGCGGCCCGTTCGACATGGACGCCCTTCTAGAATGTGTGCAGATAGTAAAGGTTCTAGTAGTCGATATCGGTAAGAAGGCTGGCACTTAACCAGTCGCCAGTGCTAACAGACTTGACTGTCACTAGTGCAGCCAACTATTTTAGCTGATGGGCATTGAAGATATAAAGACTGCCACGGAGGATGTCTTTGGTCCAGTGTGTCAGTGCACAAGTTCCAGGGCATTGATGACGTTGTGGAAACAAGATCGCAGCCTGCGTTTAGCCAGCTTCGGGTATCCAAACCAAAAGCCTCTCTTCAGCCATCGAGGTGCTAACCGCCTACTGATGGATCGCGGAGCTGTTGGAGTTTGTACAAATCATCAGAAATTATTATGTAGCTTATGACCGACAGTACGCATATCTAGCTAGGCTGCACTCCTAGGCAGGATGTTTCTTGCTCAAATATAACTCGAATATGCCCTGTATATCCTTAGGACGCCTTGGGCGAAGCTGCTTCCGCACGCTCTGCAGCCGCGTGACTACGGAGCTTCCGGGCAACCTCGGTCAGCGCCTCAGTCGCTCCGGATGCCTCACCATCAACGGGGGTTTTCACAACCCCCGCGAGTTCTTCAGTCTCTCCTTTCTTGCCAAAGGCCTTCTTCTCATCAATCTTTGGGGAGTTCCCGGTAACGTCAGTAAGGTAGAGCATTGTCGCAACAATAAAAAACCCAGACAGGATGGCTACTGTTGTCATTGCCAACCCAATCAGAATGCCCTTGGGCATATCGTCTAAGGACATAAACCACTTGTAAACGCCTGAATTAGAGGTTATTAGTCTGTGCTGCCGTTCATCACTCCCGAGAAGCGCGGCTTGTTCCTCCCAGAGTTGCTCCTGCGCCTGGCAGACGGCACCGAGCACAAGCACGATCACAACATTCATCTTTGTGCCCATTGATAACTTCGGTAACTGATGACGGGGTGGTTGGCAGAAGCCATTATTGGTAGTATGCTGTTCGAAGACCGTTTTATTCCCCAAGCCGCATACGAGAGCAATCATAGGAAAACACCTGACGTAAGCGCGCAATTAGTGGGCAATAGTAGTCATTACAAGATATAAATAAAATTACTGACTGTTCGTACATAGGCAGCCGTGGTAATTCATGCCTCCACATCGTCCGCAAGGCTGCTGAAGATGTTGGGAGCCTCTGTAACTGCGTCGAGCGTCTGCTCTGGTTCCTCCTCGGGCTCACGTTCTTCCTCCATTGCATCTTTATCCTCACCCTCCTGCCCCGGCGAGAGATCCTTCAAGTCGCCAAGCTCTTTCCGTATCATAGTGTTTGTTGCGTCCCACCCCGCTTTCCGTGCAGATTGCACGTACTTGGCTCTGGTGATGGATTTTTGCCTTTTGCCGTCGAGCCTACTTGTGAAATTCAGAGCACGCTCCAACCGTTCTTTGTCTATAGACATGGCAGCCTCTTTGGAGCTTTTCTTCGTGACACGCTGCTTCTTGCTGCGCTGTTTATTCATCTTGGCCTCGAGAAGAGCCTCATTCTTACCGGCCGTTCTGATTAGCGTGCTAGTGATGTCTGTCTTCTCTGCTCTCGGAAGAGTGGCAAGCGAACGAGCCTCTGGCTCTGCCACTTCATTCCGCCTTGCAGCTCTTGAGTGCTTGGAGATCTTCTTGGCCATTATTGCAGTAGCGGTA encodes the following:
- a CDS encoding ADR418Cp (NOHBY448; No homolog in Saccharomyces cerevisiae); this translates as MIALVCGLGNKTVFEQHTTNNGFCQPPRHQLPKLSMGTKMNVVIVLVLGAVCQAQEQLWEEQAALLGSDERQHRLITSNSGVYKWFMSLDDMPKGILIGLAMTTVAILSGFFIVATMLYLTDVTGNSPKIDEKKAFGKKGETEELAGVVKTPVDGEASGATEALTEVARKLRSHAAAERAEAASPKAS
- the ECM1 gene encoding Ecm1p (Syntenic homolog of Saccharomyces cerevisiae YAL059W (ECM1)) yields the protein MAKKISKHSRAARRNEVAEPEARSLATLPRAEKTDITSTLIRTAGKNEALLEAKMNKQRSKKQRVTKKSSKEAAMSIDKERLERALNFTSRLDGKRQKSITRAKYVQSARKAGWDATNTMIRKELGDLKDLSPGQEGEDKDAMEEEREPEEEPEQTLDAVTEAPNIFSSLADDVEA